Proteins from one Cryptomeria japonica chromosome 4, Sugi_1.0, whole genome shotgun sequence genomic window:
- the LOC131079809 gene encoding probable disease resistance protein At4g33300, producing MLMLLALPGLKELLASNAKLGELEYLDISACEGLKAFPKEIGKIKKLKEFDMRECSHLKVLPTTVCVVSFLKLVICDEKIGKQWLRARNISIPKLRVEIVEPHFSLDWLDE from the coding sequence ATGCTAATGTTATTAGCATTGCCAGGCTTGAAAGAGCTTCTTGCATCAAATGCAAAACTTGGAGAGTTAGAATATTTAGACATTTCAGCATGCGAAGGCTTGAAAGCATTTCCAAAGGAAATAGGAAAAATCAAGAAATTGAAGGAATTTGATATGAGAGAGTGTTCCCATTTGAAGGTGTTACCTACAACTGTTTGTGTCGTAAGTTTCCTGAAGCTTGTTATCTGTGATGAGAAGATTGGGAAGCAGTGGTTGCGGGCCAGGAATATTTCTATTCCAAAGCTTCGAGTTGAAATTGTTGAGCCACATTTTAGTTTAGATTGGCTTGATGAGTGA